One genomic region from Spodoptera frugiperda isolate SF20-4 chromosome 21, AGI-APGP_CSIRO_Sfru_2.0, whole genome shotgun sequence encodes:
- the LOC118280451 gene encoding piggyBac transposable element-derived protein 4, with translation MSRQGLNGNKRKNDPCEKENERIMKLFNDVDTDELSADSEKPETSSDSESLSSESEQDPYKDCDGSDTTYIPNEDSLSSTTHISDSEEDNGKLNLIPKSKHNKVFSIDTPHTLEGESVHVQQQQVPLVDSPITLKELGIHVRVPASVESADSMAVSPPVNMENVDKAIQSLDIINMCSFNSDTTPPRSMESQTLIQEIDWLDSEGSVSYPNTDATEQVPRSQVVDNQQQPMTPLDYQQPSTSSFLNVPSVSHHRPRSPRITDEEWQTSTAPIPEFEFNDGSVGPQFYVDANTSPIEIFNRFFPLSTIEQLVERTNKYGAALCNMNRPHTRHSRKRTFNPTSIGEMKRFLGLCILQSHVETPNIRKLFTFSDPLYYHPIFNHCMSGRRFEQLLRCLCVYEGNAKGINKVLDFANHMITIFQSLYKPHKQLSLDESMLLFRGRLSFRQYIKSKKAKYGVKFYILTSSDGYILNFKIYQGKTETSIDIDTETSSKSKTEKLVLNLMQPYLYLGHELYMDNYYNSVALSDKLLSCMTHTTGTLRKDRKDNPKDVIRKVLKKGEHVWTRKGKVYVSAWKDKRIVTMITTQHHPRMVTTRNRFGKQITKPKEVEMYNKYMSGIDLSDQMLAYYSTPKKTVRWYKKVFFHIFDMGIWNAYYIFRKHCNEKETMLGFREHIIRYLLGFDNLTCSNIISSRKPTNPRTSNNSGMTLPNSNQGSSQEGASSQLLNTHWPEPIPKTENCKRNKAFLKCRLCAKNKIKKETSYRCKGCTSKPPLCPGCFEQWHCQAILTDLL, from the coding sequence ATGTCGAGACAAGGACTAAATGGAAATAAACGAAAAAATGACCCATGCGAAAAAGAAAATGAACgaattatgaaattattcaatgaTGTGGACACAGATGAGTTGTCTGCTGATTCAGAAAAACCCGAAACTTCAAGCGATAGCGAATCATTGTCAAGTGAGTCGGAACAGGATCCCTATAAGGATTGTGATGGTTCAGACACGACTTACATACCCAATGAAGACAGCTTATCGTCCACAACTCACATATCTGACTCGGAAGAGGATAATGGTAAGCTAAATTTAATACCTAAGTCGAAACACAATAAGGTGTTTTCTATAGATACTCCACATACCTTAGAAGGTGAGAGCGTCCATGTTCAACAACAACAAGTGCCTTTAGTCGATTCCCCAATAACGTTAAAAGAACTGGGAATTCATGTTCGTGTTCCTGCTTCAGTTGAGTCAGCAGATTCAATGGCTGTATCGCCCCCAGTCAATATGGAAAATGTAGATAAGGCAATCCAGTCACTAGACATTATTAACATGTGTTCGTTTAATTCCGATACCACACCACCCAGATCAATGGAATCACAAACGCTCATACAAGAGATTGACTGGCTGGACAGTGAAGGTTCAGTATCTTATCCAAATACCGATGCTACAGAACAAGTTCCAAGATCGCAAGTGGTTGACAATCAGCAGCAACCTATGACACCTCTAGATTATCAGCAGCCTAGTACatcttcttttttaaacgtaCCTAGTGTATCTCATCATCGTCCTAGGTCACCACGTATCACAGACGAAGAATGGCAAACATCCACTGCTCCTATACCAGAGTTTGAATTTAACGACGGCTCTGTTGGACCTCAGTTCTATGTTGATGCGAATACGTCgccaattgaaatatttaatcgtTTTTTCCCTCTGTCTACAATAGAGCAACTTGTTGAACGCACTAACAAGTACGGGGCTGCATTATGCAATATGAATAGACCACACACAAGACACAGCCGAAAAAGAACTTTTAATCCTACTTCCATTGGAGAAATGAAGCGATTTCTGGGCTTATGTATTTTACAGTCTCATGTCGAAACACCAAATATTCGAAAACTATTCACATTCAGTGATCCATTATATTACCATCCCATATTCAATCACTGTATGTCAGGAAGACGATTTGAACAGTTGTTGAGATGCTTGTGTGTTTACGAAGGGAATGCTAAAGGCATAAACAAGGTCTTAGACTTCGCTAATCACATGATTACTATTTTTCAGAGTTTATACAAGCCACATAAACAGCTTTCTCTAGATGAATCTATGTTATTATTTCGCGGTCGATTGTCTTTCAGACAGTATATTAAATCAAAGAAAGCAAAATATGGAGTAAAATTTTACATACTAACATCTAGTGATggctacattttaaattttaaaatttaccaGGGTAAAACTGAAACTAGTATTGACATAGACACTGAAACTAGTTCAAAATCAAAGACTGAAAAGCTTGTTTTGAATCTGATGCAGCCTTATTTATACCTGGGTCACGAGCTTTATAtggacaattattataatagcgTGGCCTTATCCGACAAACTTTTAAGTTGCATGACGCATACTACAGGCACTTTAAGGAAAGATAGAAAAGACAATCCAAAAGATGTTATTCGCAAAGTACTTAAGAAAGGTGAGCATGTATGGACCAGGAAAGGAAAGGTGTACGTTTCAGCTTGGAAAGACAAACGAATTGTGACCATGATCACAACACAACACCACCCACGCATGGTCACAACACGGAACAGATTTGGCAAGCAAATAACCAAGCCAAAGGAGGTCGaaatgtacaataaatatatgtcTGGGATAGACCTTTCAGATCAGATGTTGGCCTACTATTCAACCCCGAAAAAGACAGTGAGGTGgtacaaaaaagtatttttccatatttttgaCATGGGCATATGGAATGCCTATTATATATTCCGTAAACATTGCAACGAAAAAGAAACTATGTTGGGCTTCAGAGAACAtatcattagatatttattaggATTTGACAACTTGACTTGCTCCAACATTATTTCTTCTAGAAAGCCAACAAACCCGAGAACTTCAAATAATTCAGGAATGACTCTACCAAATAGTAATCAGGGCAGTTCCCAAGAAGGCGCGTCTTCGCAACTGTTAAACACACACTGGCCTGAACCGATACCAAAAACAGAAAACTGCAAACGTAACAAAGCTTTTTTAAAATGCCGCCTatgtgcaaaaaataaaattaaaaaggaaaCAAGTTATCGGTGCAAAGGATGCACCAGTAAACCACCTTTATGTCCTGGATGTTTTGAGCAATGGCATTGCCAAGCAATATTGACTgatttattatag